CAGTATTCTGATGACTAACAGCAGGCTACAGTATTCTGAATGTAACCGTGGGCTACAGTATTCTGATGACTGGAACAGCAGGCTACAGTATTCTGAATGTAACCGTGGGCTACAGTATTCTAATGACTTCCTCTTCCATTCATGAGACGAGAAACAAAAGTTCCCAAAACCAGGAAGTAGGGATAACAACAATGTCCAGTTGTTGTCCCCCATATCTATCACCCTTAATGTACATATGTGCAGTGTATACCCCCTGTAAACACAACATCATCCATAGTCCATGGGTTCACATGATAAATGTTGACACTACAATGTGTTCCATATCACCTAAGTTTACTTTCTATTACCAGAATATACAGTGTTTTGtgacttaaaaaaaaatcttcaGGAGGGCCTTTACATTGCATACTTCTGAGTCCAATCTCTTGCTAGTCTGTTGTATCTGGAAACAAAATAAATATGGTTATCTCACAATAACAATGGCAGAAATAATATGAAACAAAGTTTAAATGTCATTGCTGTTGATTTGCTATAGAATGTTCAAATACACTGCAACGATCTAAATAGGTACCCCATTATTCAAAGAGTTTGGTTCCAGCAGCTCATTGGAGAAATAGGCCTAACACTTTACACAGTTACAATATACTCACTTCTCTTTGTCTAGTTTGTAGATCTGTGCTATGTCTGGAACTAAGGGGTCGTCCGGGTTCGGGTCACAAAGCAACGAACATATGGACAACAGAACTGGAAAACAGATGAAGCGACAGATGATGAGGTTGTGTCATGAATGGTCATCGGCATTTCACATTCTATTCACAAATCAGTGAGATTGTTCATTTGGATTTAATGATCAGGTTAAAGTTATAGGAGGGTTGTAATATTGTGATTTAATGATCAGGTTAAAGTTATAGGAGGGTTGTAATAGTGTGATTTAATGATCAGGTTAAAGTTATAGGAGGGTTGTAATAGTGTGATTTAATGATCAGGTTAAAGTTATAGGAGGGTTGTAATAGTGTGATTTAATGATCAGGTTAAAGTTATAGGAGGGTTGTAATATTGTGATTTAATGATCAGGTTAAAGTTATAGGAGGGTTGTAATATTGTGATTTAATGATCAGGTTAAAGTTATAGGAGGGTTGTAATAGTGTGATTTAATGATCAGGTTAAAGTTATAGGAGGGTTGTAATGGTGTGATTTAATGATCAGGTTAACGTTATAGGAGGGTTGTAATGGTGTGATTTAATGATCAGGTTAAAGTTATAGGAGGGTTGTAATAGTGTGATTTAATGATCAGGTTAAAGTTATAGGAGGGTTGTAATAGTGTGATTTAATGATCAGGTTAAAGTTATAGGAGGGTTGTAATAGTGTGATTTAATGATCAGGTTAAAGTTATAGGAGGGTTGTAATAGTGTGATTTAATGATCAGGTTAAAGTTATAGGAGGGTTGTAATAGTGTGATTTAATGATCAGGTTAAAGTTATAGGAGGGTAGTAATATTGTGATTTAATGATCAGGTTAAAGTTATAGGAGGGTAGTAATAGTGTGATTTAATGATCAGGTTAAAGTTATAGGAGGGTTGTAATAGTGTGATTTAATGATCAGGTTAAAGGAGGGTTGTAATAGTGTGATTTAATGATCAGGTTAAAGTTATAGGAGGGTTGTAATAGTGTGATTTAATGATCAGGTTAAAGTTATAGGAGGGTTGTAATAGTGTGATTTAATGATCAGGTTAAAGTTATAGGAGGGTTGTAATATTGTGATTTAATGATCAGGTTAAAGTTATAGGAGGGTTGTAATATTGTGATTTAATGATCAGGTTAAAGTTATAGGAGGGTTGTAATATTGTGATTTAATGATCAGGTTAAAGTTATAGGAGGGTTGTAATATTGTGATTTAATGATCAGGTTAAAGTTATAGGAGGGTTGTAATAGTGTGATTTAATGATCAGGTTAAAGTTATAGGAGGGTTGTAATAGTGTGATTTAATGATCAGGTTAAAGTTATAGGAGGGTTGTAATAGTGTGATTTAATGATCAGGTTAAAGTTATAGGAGGGTTGTAATAGTGTGATTTAATGATCAGGTTAAAGTTATAGGAGGGTTGTAATATTGTGATTTAATGATCAGGTTAAAGTTATAGGAGGGTTGTAATAGTGTGATTTAATGATCAGGTTAAAGGAGGGTTGTAATAGTGTGATTTAATGATCGGGTTAAAGTTATAGGAGGGTTGTAATAGTGTGATTTAATGATCAGGTTAAAGTTATAGGAGGGTTGTAATATTGTGATTTAATGATCAGGTTAAAGTTATAGGAGGGTTGTAATAGAACATTCTACAAGTGTTGGATGGAACAATGTTTTAACATGGAACCAGGTGTGTCATTTCTACCAGTTAGCCAGCTACATTGTGGCAGCATGTGTAGTAAAGTACCAGCCCAGTTAACTCACCTTTTGATACAGTTAATGCTGGAGACCACTGGGATCGCAAGATGTCCAAGCAGATGCTCCCGTTACTGTTGATATTTGGATGATAGATCTTTGTTGTGAATGCTACCTGCAGAAAGATGGACATGTGTTAATGTTCAATTTATCCACGAGGACCATTCTTTAGCAACAGTTTAATGATGTAATGACTTGCATAACAAATCAATTCTTACCTTTGGTGGCTTGAAGGGATAGTCGGTGGGGAAGTGGATTGTGAGAAAGAAGACACCACTTTGGTATGGACTATCACCCTAGGAATAACAGGAACAGATTGTTATAAATTATGAAAATGTACAATAAAATTATTTCAACATCAATTCAAACCTATTGTTCAGATGACCCATGTTGCAATCAATAAACCACACACATCCTTTTGAAGTCATACTCACTGGCCCCATTATTGTTGCTTGCCAATGGAACACTGGAATATAGAAAGAGAACATGTATTAGGCCTATAGAACCGGCCCCTCCAGGTAGGGGCCTATAGAACCGGCCCCTCCAGGTAGGGGCCTATAGAACCGGCCCCTCCAGGTAGGGGCCTATAGAACCGGCCCCTCCAGGTAGGGGCCTATAGAACCGGCCCCTCCAGGTAGGGGCCTATAGAACCGGCCCCTCCAGGTAGGGGCCTATACAACCGGCCCCTCCAGGTAGGGGCCTATACAACCGGCCCCTCCAGGTAGGGGCCTATACAACCGGCCCCTCCAGGTAGGGGCCTATACAACCGGCCCCTCCAGGTAGGGCCTATACAACCGGCCCCTCCAGGTAGGGGCCTATACAACCGGCCCCTCCAGGTAGGGGCCTATACAACCGGCCCCTCCAGGTAGGGGCCTATAGTCAACCGGCCCCTCCAGGTAGGGGCCTATACAACCGGCCCCTCCAGGTAGGGGCCTATACAACCGGCCCCTCCAGGTAGGGGCCTATAGAACCGGCCCCTCCAGGTAGGGTCCAGGTAGGGGCCTATAGAACCGGCCCCTCCAGGTAGGGGCCTATACAACCGGCCCCTCCAGGTAGGGGCCTATACAACCGGCCCCTCCAGGTAGGGGCCTATACAACCGGCCCCTCCAGGTAGGGGCCTATACAACCGGCCCCTCCAGGTAGGGGCCTATACAACCGGCCCCTCCAGGTAGGGGCCTATACAACCGGCCCCTCTAGGTAGGGCCTATACAACCGGCCCCTCTAGGTAGGGCCTATACAACCGGCCCCTCTAGGTAGGGGCCTATACAACCGGCCCCTCTAGGTAGGGCCTATACAACAGGCCCCTCTAGGTAGGGCCTATACAACAGGCCCCTCTAGGTAGGGCCTACACATCCGGCCCCTCTAGGTAGGGCCTATACAACCAGCCCCTCTAGGTAGGGCCTATACAACCAGCCCCTCTAGGTAGGGCCTATACCACCAGCCCAGGTCACTCTAGGTAGGGCCTATACCACCAGCCCAGGTCCATCTAGGTAGGGCCTATACCACCAGCCCAGGTCCATCTAGGTAGGGCCTATACCACCAGCCCAGGTCACTCTAGGTAGGGCCTATACAACCAGCCCCCATCTAGGTAGGGCCTATACCACCAGCCCAGGTCCCTCTAGGTAGGGCCTATACCACCAGCCCAGGTCCCTCTAGGTAGGGCCTATACCACCAGCCCAGGTCCATCTAGGTAGGGCCTATACAACCAGCCCCTCTAGGTAGGGCCTATACCACCAGCCCAGGTCCCTCTAGGTAGGGCCTATACCACCAGCCCAGGTCACTCTAGGTAGGGCCTATACAACCAGCCTTAGGCCCTCTCCCCTTCACCGGATATAGACTACATTACCCTCAGAGTCCTAAACTTACAGTCCTCTCCCACGGGTCCAGCAGAGCACTGTGCTGGCGGATCCCTCTGCAGGTCATGAAGCTCCTAGGAGACAAAACAAGTCAGACAAGTAGTGCTAAGGGTTACACATGGAACTGAAAGCTGTCCTTGAGGACGAGGTCAGATACATTTTACATCCACGAAATAGCTGGGTTTCTTAACATGTCCCTAGTCATAGCTTTATTCGTAGATATATTTGACTGTAATAATGATAGGCCTACTTCATAATGCCCTGCCTTAGCTACAACCTCAAGTCAAATTAGACTAGTTATCATTACAGGTGCTGCACCTAAATAAGTGCATTTAGCATGAATAGCTGTGTCCTGGAGAGGGGTTAAATGGCTGACAAAGAAAATTACAATCTAGTTTAGACGTGGTACATACCATGATATCATGTAATGCTAAACATTAAGATTGTGGGCCGTGTTAATTCATTGTTAACTAGCCTTCTCGTATGTGTGCAGTCTAGCTCGATAGCTGGCTATGTGGTTAGGATTAGAAATGAACCAATTATCTAGCTAGCGTAACATTAATAAACAATAACTTCCGATAGATGAGGTTTGGCTAACGTTAGTTATCCAGCCACCCGGTCAGCCCCCGGGACAGCCACCCGGTCACCCCGGCACAGCTCGCCACTCTGGCACAGCCATCCGGTCACCCCGGCACAGCTAGCTACAGCTAGTCACCCTGGTACAGCTAGCCACCCCGGCACAGCTAGCTACAGCTAGTCACCCTGGCACAGCTAGTCACCCCGGCACAGCTAGCCACCCCGGTACAGCTAGCCACCCTGGTACAGCCACCCTGGTACAGCTAGCCACCCCGGTACAGCTAGCCACCCCGGTACAGCTAGCCACCCCGGTACAGCTAGCCACCCCGGTACAGCTAGCCACCCCGGTACAGCTAGCCACCCCGGTACAGCTAGCCACCCCGGTACAGCTAGCCACCCCGGTACAGCTAGCCACCCTGGTACAGCTAGCCACCCTGGTACAGCTAGCCACCCTGGTACAGCTAGCCACACCCTGGCACAGCTAGCCACCCTGGTACAGCTAGCCAGCCACCCTGGTACAGCTAGCCACCCTGGTACAGCTAGTCACCCTGGTACAGCTAGTCACCCTGGTACAGCTAGCTACAGCTAGCCACCCTGGCACAGCTAGCTACAGCTAGTCACCCTGGTACAGCTAGCCACCCTGGTACAGCTAGCTACAGCTAGTCACCCCGGTACAGCTAGCCACCCTGGTACAGCTAGCTACAGCTAGCCACCCTGGTACAGCTAGCCACCCCGGTACAGCTAGCCACCCCGGTACAGCTAGCCACCCTGGTACAGCTAGTCACCCTGGTACAGCTAGCTACAGCTAGCCACCCTGGTACAGCTAGCCACCCTGGTACAGCTAGCTACAGCTAGCCACCCTGGTACAGCTAGTCACCCTGGTACAGCTAGCTACAGCTAGCCACCCCGGTACAGCTAGTCACCCTGGTACAGCTAGCCACCCCAGGTACAGCTAGCCACCCCGGTACAGCTAGTCACCCCGGTACAGCTAGCCACCCCGGTACAGCTAGCCACCCCGGTACAGCTAGCCACCCCGGTACAGCTAGCTACAGCTAGTCACCCGGTACAGCTAGCTACAGCTAGCCATCCTGGTACAGCTAGTCACCCTGGTACAGCTAGCTACAGCTAGCCATCCTGGTACAGCTAGTCACCCCGGTACAGCTAGCTACAATGCTAGCTAACCATCTTACCTTCTGTATTCTTTTCAGTGCCATGGTGACCGACTTAGTCAAATGCCCCCAAGTACTCGTCGACTTCGTATTTTCTTTAGATGTCTATTTAATAGTATTGCTTAAAAGGTAAAGGTATTTTATTTCCCTGAGTAGATCGCCAAGAcaagggtgtgtgtatgtggttctCTATTGTTTCCGCTTTCTGTTTACGGTCGGCTTTAAACAAGGGGGTTTGGGGGATTGTAGTTCCTCTTCGGAAAATGTAGTAGTGTTCCAGCTCCCAGTAGCATTATGCACAATGCATTTATACCTTTCAACAATGATTGATTATTGAAATAACATATTTATTTCCCACTATCAATTAATTGATTATTGTATTTTTAAATAGTTAGCTCAActgagtgcgtgtgtgtttatTACTTTTAAATAAGAATAAACCAACTTGACAAAGTACATTTCATAATGGACAAATacttaatttttccaacaattgtttacagacggattatttcacttacaattcactctatcacaattcaagtgggtcagaagtttacagatgctaaattgactgtgcctttaaacagcttgtaaattcaacaaaattatgtcatggctttagaagcttctgtttgGCTAATTTACAttttttgagtcaattggaggtgtacctgtggatgtatttcaaggcctacctttaaactctgtgcctctttgcttgacatcatgggaaaatctaaagaaatcagccaagacctcagaaaataaattgtaggccttcacaagtctggttcatccttggaagcaatttccaaatgcctgaaggtaccacgttcatctgtacaaacaatagtacgcaagtataaacactatgggaccacgcagccatcataccgctcaggaaggagacgcattctgtctcctagatagagatgaacgtactttggtgcgaaaagtgcaaatcaatcccagaacaacagcaaaggaccttgtgaagatgctggagaaaacaggtacaaaagtagctatatccacagtaaaaagagtcCTATTTCGACAACCTGAAAgtctgctcagcaaggaagaagccactgctccaaaaccgaaagtaaaaatCCCAAACttcgttttgcaactgcacatggggacaaagatcgtactttttggagaaatgtgctcGTCCGGTGAagcaaaaatataactttttggccataatgaccatcgttatgtttggaggaaaaaggggaggcttgcaagccacaGAACActatctcaaccgtgaagcacggggtggcagcatcatgttgtgggggtgctttgctgcatgagggattggtgcacttcacaaaatagatggcatcatgaggaaggaaaattatatggatatattgaagcaacatctcaagaatatcagtcaggaagttaaagcttggttgcaaatgggtcttccaaatggaccaagactccaagcatacttccaaagtcgtggcaaactggcttaaggacaacaaagtcaaggtagtggagtggccatcacaaagccctgacctcaatcccatagaacatttgtgggcagaattgaaaaagcatgtgcgagcgaggaggcctacaaacctgactgttacaccagctgtgtcaggaggaatgggccacaattcacccaatttattgtgggaagcttgtggaacaccacccaaaacgtttgacccatgttaaaccattttaaaggcaatgctaccaaatactaattgagtgtatgtaaacttctgacccacatggaatgtgatgaaagaaataaaagctcaaataaattattctctctgctattattctgacatttcacattcttaaaataaaggggttgatcctaactgacctaaaacagggaattttaattaggattaaatgtcaggagttgtgaaaaactgagtttaaatgtatttggctaaggtgtatgtaaacaccTTAATTGGCGTCCCATCAGTGTAtttaaggtgtttacatgtccTGATCATTtgaaagattgctcagaaaaccaggtgttttaacCAGTTTATGCTTCGATTTTGTCCTTATGGCAATTAAGACAAGCAGAGTAAGGTGCTAACATGACTATTGTATAATCTGCCTTCTGCCATAATCAATTTAATATAAAATTATTCCTGGTCATATAAACAAACTAATTGAggctatctccattttaaagtagtccatGTTCTTCATTAGATCAAGCTTCCCACTAGCGCGAGTAAAGTGAGTTCGGAACAACTGAAAGTATGTTTTAGAAATAGTTATCATATACACACGTTATATGTCCGAACTGACAATCAAATATACTTCCCAAAAATAACGTTGTCGCTATGGtagaacatttattttgattggcgatgttctgtatttatcagagtaccATTATGTaacctgatttcagatgtgtccatgtaaacatgATTATTAGGCAAGTcgttcttgcaaagcatgtaaacgtttTAATCAACTATTATATTAATCCGACTATCCACAATAATCGCATTATTATATGCATGTAACCTTTCTCATTGGCGCTGCCCATGTCACAGATacagaaacgttttgcaacagaatcggcaTAATGATTACACCCCTACTGTATCCTGTGCACGTGACGATTAAACTTTGACTTGATTTTGCGTGCAGATTGAATTTGATGATGATTGATTACTAATGCCCGGCAAGTAAAGTCTGTGCTTGCAAGTTCTGTCTGACTATCACGTGACGAGTTGCTGGTTGCTTGAGATAGAAGTAGCTGGTCGCGACATTGAGCTCCGTTGTGAATGCAGTACAGTATTAGCTGCCACTAACAGAACAGATGGTGGTGTATAGTGCTAAAAACTAAATGTTTGACAGTACACGCTACGTGAGGTGTGACAGTTATCCAGCCAGGTGGAGGAGCAGGTACAGTAGCTATGTGGGTGTTCGGTTATGGCTCTCTGATCTGGAAGGTGGATTTTCCCTATGAGGAGAAGCGGATCGGCTACATTATAGGCTTCAGCCGGCGCTTCTGGCAAGGCAGCACCGACCACAGGGGAGTGCCAGGCAAGGTGACGTATCTATCTGTATGGATGATGTTGATAATGGGATAAGATAACGGGTGAGTCGGTCAAGGATCGATGCAGACAAGGTGGTACGACAAGCGACAGGTTTATTCAGAGTGAAGATATCTGGTACAGCGTATATACGGGCCCCTCTGTTAGCTCATCAGAGACTAGCAGAAAGGAGCCTTGCTAACAGTGAGTACAAGCATCATATACACAACAGAAAATAGGTTGATTTCTAGGAGATCGGATCTTCGGATTGGATCAGGCTGGGGTGTAGTCATCCGGCATTGGCTCTGTTGTCTGTCCATCATCGTAGAATCCTGCCATGCCTGTTCTTGGTCGTCACACCATGTTCAGCTGAAAAGGAGATCTGGTGTGTGCGCTATCTTCAGTCACACAATGTTCGGCTGGGAGGgagattatgtgtgtgtgctagttTGTCTCTAAGTCTAGGCTTTCTGCCAATCTGTGGGTGTCTTATCTGGGTGTCCTCGGCagctatgtgtgtactgtatgtgcgtCGTCCCTGTCTTCTGGGGTCAGTGTGTAAGAGCGTATgcgtccctgtcctgtcctcaagagtccgtgtgtaatgtgtgtgcgtCCCTATCTTCAGGGGAGTTGTGGCCGAACTGCCGGCTAGCACCTGTGGCTAGGAGTATCCTGTTGTGACAGTGTTCTGGATGAtcaaagtgagtgtgtgtgtgagagatatccTGTATGGGGCCCAACCTGTTTTACTATGAAAATACGTTGTCCCAGCTATAGTAATATAATGTCACCTACATAAGAATTAGCAGTCCTCTACAATGACTAGTGAAGGGAGTGTAAGttactcagttataaagaattcttatcactttacaaggtccctgtaacacctaaagattttgcaattgttttagatgccattccctcaggtgttgctctGTTATTCAGAAgcgtgtcaagacctgaccctcagagcctaccttctattgaccctgttgactcatcagtaggaaagatttgtttctcttttggtccattcaacaacagagcgatacgatccttgtttcagcaggatgttgtatctatttATACCTTAtaccttattggaatggatttattgataatatctgttggaaaaaagtttggatgttgccacaaacatacctacttgttaaaaaaattaaggaagtttcctttaaaattattcataaatattatcctgccaaccactatatgaagaagtttaaggaaaacatcaagtcaaattgctccttttgtaatgaccacccagaaacagttgtgcatcttttttggcattgtatgcatgtaagaaaactgtggcaagacatcagtaggtttataattgaacacatttatgaagattttacactattgtggagagatgtactgtttggattctttacatacaatagaaataagcggaatcatttttatgtaattaatttcattattcttttggccaaatttcatatacacaaatgtaaatttacaaacagaaaaccacattttcgtatcctacaaaaataaatggaactgtattttaagacggttaaatgctctactaacaaaaaagctgttagaattgtaagtatatgcatgccccttaaggtccttgtgtaattgtaatgtgatattgtaccccctagccccGCCCCCAGCCCcgcccctagctcgattgtccattgtttgtaatctatgtatgcttgtgttccctcatgtgctttatgtattgatttgttgttaataaaaaaaaaaataaaataaaaaaaaaaaaaataaaaaaagggagTGTAAGTTTTTATTATTAAGTAACAGTCTATGTTGACTATTGGTGATATCCAGCTAGCTACATAACTGCTCTACAGTATCTGAACTGTAATACGGTGACTGGAGGCTCAATGCTGTTGACCTCTAAAGGTTGTATTTATTAAAACTCAATCAgctcctccctgtcttctcttttCAGCCTGGTGTGAAAGAATCGTGACTCTGGTGGAGGAC
This DNA window, taken from Oncorhynchus keta strain PuntledgeMale-10-30-2019 unplaced genomic scaffold, Oket_V2 Un_scaffold_6411_pilon_pilon, whole genome shotgun sequence, encodes the following:
- the LOC127929313 gene encoding ubiquitin-conjugating enzyme E2 D4-like — protein: MALKRIQKELHDLQRDPPAQCSAGPVGEDLFHWQATIMGPGDSPYQSGVFFLTIHFPTDYPFKPPKVAFTTKIYHPNINSNGSICLDILRSQWSPALTVSKVLLSICSLLCDPNPDDPLVPDIAQIYKLDKEKYNRLARDWTQKYAM